DNA from Demetria terragena DSM 11295:
GGATCTGGTGTGGGCCGGATATGTCACCGGCGACACCCTCGCGCCGCTGCGTGCTCTCCTGCGAAGTGGACGCCCCGCCCATCGGGCTCGGCGAACCGGCCCAACTCGCAGCCGTTACGGACGACCCGGCGCCGCGCTGCGCACTGGACGCGCAAGTATGCCCAGCCGCACCGGGCCGCCGTCAGCAGCCGGACGTTGGTCTCAAGTTCCGTCTTCGCTGGCGACACCAACAGAGCGCGCACTCGCACGCTCGGAGGTGCTGCTCGACCGATATGGCGTGGTCACCCGTGGGTCGGTCATGGCCGAAGGAGTGCCCGACGGGTTTGCCGGGGTCTATCGAGTCCTGGCCACGGCAGAGGAGGCCGGCCGGGTGCGCCGCGGCTACTTCGTCGAGGGGCTAGGCGCTGCGCAGTTTGGCACGGTCGGTGCGGTCGACCGGCTGCGCGCAGCTGGCCGAGAAGCACCGATGCCACCTGATTCCTTCTGGGAGACTCCACCCGAAACTCCCCGAACTGCAGTGATTCTCGCCGCTACCGACCCCGCTAATCCCTACGGTGCAGCGCTCCCCTGGCCCGACCGCACCGGTCCCGCTGACGGCAGTACGTCCAGTGCACCAAGCGGGCATCGCCCAGGTCGAAAGTCCGGAGCGATGGTCGCCCTTCTCGATGGCGAACTCATCCTCTATGTCGAGCGTGGTGGCCGCACCCTCCTCACCTGGAGTGAGGACAAGGCAGCGCTGAGCGCGGCAGCCACTGCTTTAGCGCGCACGGTCCGTGAGGGTGGCTTGAGCAGCCTCACCATTGCGACCGTCGATGGCGAGAAGATCCTGGGGTCTGGCCATGCCATCACCGACGCGCTCACTGAATCCGGGTTTCACACCAGCCCGCAGGGGCTGAAGTTGCGGCGCTGAGTTGTCTGACCGAGCGACAAGACGGGATACGGTCCTCAGGTGCCTGAAGGAGATGCCGTGCTGCGCACCGCCCGCCGGCTGGACGCCTCGCTGGCAGGGGCGCCTCTCGCCGTGGCCGATCTCCGGTGGGGGCACGTCGACGGTGAGCGACTGCACTGCGCCTGCACACTTGCCGTCGTTGCGGTGGGCAAACATCTCCTCCATCGCCTCGACAACGGTCTGACACTCCACACCCACCTGCGCATGGATGGCCGCTGGCAGACCCTTCCAGTGAGCGCAGTTACCCCAGCACAACGCCGAGCGCCCGGCCTCCGGGCGCTGCTCGCCACTCAGACGACCGCCGCTTTGGGATGGCATCTGGGCTTAGTCGAGATTGTCCGTACCCGCGACGAAGCCGACGTGGTCGGCCACCTTGGTCCGGACCTGCTGGGCGGGGACTGGAACGAGGCGTTGGCCCTGAGCAACCTGATGAGCGCGCCTGAGCGGCCCATCGCCGAGGCACTCCTTGACCAACGCAATCTGGCTGGCCTTGGCACGATCTTCACGAGCGAACCGCTGTTCATGCAGCAGATCCATCCCTGGACACGGGTGGGCGCGCTTCCCGCGGACCGGATACGGGCGCTGGTCCGGCGAGGACAAGAGCTGCTGCAGGTGAGCATGACGTACGGGCATCCGTGCTCCACGGGTCATCGACGCGAACCGATGTATGTCTTCGGTCGGAAAGGCCGTCCATGTCGTCGCTGCGGGACGACGCTGCGGCACATCACCGTGGGTGAACCGCCGCGGGAGCGGGTTTTGACGTATTGCTCGCGCTGCCAGCCCGAGGCTTAGGCGGCGGGTACGACCTGCGCGGCGGTGGCCGAAGCAACCGGCAGACGCACCGGGGCGGCGATGGCCTCGGCGTGCGCGACCTTGCGAGTCACCAGATCGAGGGTTTCGGAGAGGTCAAGACCAAGAGCGGTGGAGATCGCGGCCAGCATCTCGGACGAGGCTTCTTTCTCGCCACGCTCGATTTCGCTGAGGTAGCCCAGGGAGACCTTGGCTGATGCCGACACATCGCGCAGAGTGCGACCTTGGACCTGCCGCTGCTCGCGCAGCACGTCACCAAGTTCGTGGCGAAGCAGAATCATCAGGCCTCCTCATTGCCTCATCGTCGTGTTCCTACCGTACATCTCCCCGGTGACACCTCACCGAGCACTCTCATCTATCGAATGCTCTCGGTCCCCAGTTTGTCGGCCAGCAGATTGAGCACCGCTTCGACTGCGGCCTCGCGGATCTCAGCACGATCTCCGGTGAGGTCGAGCGCGCGAACTGTCATCTCCTGCGGTCCTGCGACGGCGATAAACACTCGCCCCACAGGTTGTCCGTCTTGGGGAGTTGGTCCGGCCACCCCCGTGGTCGCCAACCCCCAGTCACACGCCAGCACCCGGCGTACGCCCTGCGCCAACTGCTCGGCAACCTGCGCCTGTACGGCACCACCATCCCGCAGGACCTGCGCGTCGACGCCGAGCACATCGGCCTTGACGTCGGTCGCATACGCCACGATACCGCCCCGAACTGTCGCGCTCGCGCCGCTGATGTCCGTGAGTGCCGCGCACACCAGGCCGCCGGTCAACGATTCGGCCATGCCGACCGTTTCCCCGCGGACAATCAGCGCGCGCACCACCCTGTCGGGAAGTGGGTTATTCACGCCTCGCGCCGCATTCGCATGGCTCGCATCACGTAGTCAACGGCGGTTGCGACGGTCACCACCACGGCAGCAAGCATGACGATCAAACCGATCAGGTGAATCCAGTCTGGCCACGGCATCACCAAGATTGAGAGACCGACCACTTGAAGAGTCGTCTTCAGTTTGCCGCCACGACTCGCAGGCATCACGCCGTGCCGGATCACCGAAAAACGCAGGACGGTGATGAACACTTCGCGGGCGATGATCACGATCGTGATCCACCACCAGAGTTCGTCGATCATGGATAACCCGATGAGCGCAGAGCCCACGAGCGCCTTGTCCGCGATCGGGTCCATCACCTTGCCGAGATCGGTGACCAATCCCCGAGACCGGGCCAAGTCGCCATCGAGACGGTCAGTGATGCTGGCGAGCACGAATACGGCCGCGGCGAGCCACCGGAAGCCGTCGTTGCGCCCCTCGTCGACCAGAAGGAGAAACGCGAAGAGCGGTACGAGCAGAATCCGGACACCGGTCAGCACGTTCGCGATGTTCCAGTTACTGACTGGCGGCGCGGGCTCCGTCACCATCAGGGGTCCTCGATCGGACTGGCCACGAGGTCCACCCCTTCGGTGTCAGTCACGGTTGCAAGAACCAGGTCTCCGACGGCGTACCCGTCAGCCTCAAGATAGGTCACCCCATCGACGTCGGGGCCCTGTTGGCCGGCCCGTCCCACCGGTCGGGCGTCGTCCTCATCCCCCGTGGACTCCACCAGTACCTGGACCGTCTGGCCGATCCGCTCCTGCGCCCGCTGCTCGTTCAGGTCGTCAGCGAGGGTACGGATGCGCGCCACTCGTTCCTGAACCTCATCCGGGTCGATCTTTCCGTCGTGCCCCTCCGCCTCGGTTCCGTCTTCATCCGAGTAGCCGAACACGCCCACCACATCGAGGCGTGCCTCAATCAGAAAGGACTCCAACTCCACCAGGTCGTGTTCAGTCTCGCCAGGGAACCCGACAATCACATTGGATCGGATACCCGCCTCGGGGCTACGGCGGCGAATGTCTTCGACCAGGGACACGAAAGACCCGCGGTCTCCGAATCGCCGCATTCTGCGCAGTAGCGGCCCGGAGGCGTGCTGGAAGGAGATGTCGAAGTAGGGCACGACACCTTCAATGGACGTCATCGCGTCCAAAAGGTCGGGTCGGATCTCTGCGGGCTGAAGGTAACTCACCCGAACTCGCTCGATGCCCTCGACTGCCACGAGCTCAGGAAGCATCGTGTCGAGGAGTCGCAGGTCGCCAAGGTCTTTGCCATAGGACGTGGAGTTCTCGCTGACCAAGAACACCTCGCGCACGCCGCGTTCCCCAAGCCACCTCGCCTCAGCGAGGACATCGGTCGGCCGGCGCGACACGAACGCACCGCGGAACATCGGGATGGCGCAGAAGGCACAGCGTCGGTCACACCCGCTGGCGATCTTGAGCGGCGCCCAAGGCCGGCCGTCCAGGCGGGCCCGAATGACGCGCGGCCCGGCCAACGGACTCTCCACGGAGACATCCGCGGGCGCGCTGGTCTGTGCGTGCCCCGGGACCGAGACATCTGAACCCTGCCGCTCAACAGGCGACAGCGGCAGCAGTGTTCGTCGATCGCTGGGCGTGTGCGAGGCGGGCCGACCGCCCTGCAATATCGAGGTCAGGTGGCCGGACATGTCGGAATAGGAATCGAAGCCCAGCACTGCGTCGGCCTCGGGCAATTGCTCGGCGAGCTGCTCGCCATAGCGCTCGGCGAGACAACCGACTGCGACCACGGCCTGCGTACGCCCGGTCTCCTTCAGGTCATTGGCCTCAAGGAGCGCGTCAATGGAGTCTTTCTTGGCCTGCTCGACGAACCCGCAGGTGTTCACCACGGCGACATCGGCATCGGCTGCGTCCTCGACCAACTGCCAACCCTCAGCGGACAAGCGGCCCGCCAGTTCTTCACTGTCGACCTCGTTGCGAGCGCATCCAAGGGTGACAACGGCAACGCTTCTTGGCTGGGTAGCATTCGGCACCCGCTCACTGTAGTGATGGGATAGAGCCCATGACCGACTCCCTCGCCGCAGTCCGTGCTCTGCTTCACGACCACCCCCTCATCGACGGGCACAACGACCTGCCGTGGGCGGCGCGCGAACTCGTGGGCTACGACTTCGATCGGCTCGACATCTCGGGCGACACAAGCGACCGAACGCATACCGACATAGGACGCTTGCAGGCCGGTTGTGTCGGTGGACAGTTCTGGTCGGTCTATGTTCCCGCGACCCTCGCGCAGGAGACGGCCGTCACCGCGACCCTGGAGCAGATTGACGCCGTTCACCAGATGGTCGGGCGCTATCCCGAGGCGTTCGGCATTGCGCGGAGTGCCGATGAGGTGATGGACGTCTTCGACTCCGGTCGGGTCGCTTCGCTCATGGGCATGGAGGGCGGCCACTCCATCGGGTGCTCGCTCGCCACGCTGCGAATGATGTACGTGCTCGGGGTCCGATACATGACCCTCACTCACAACGACAACGTGCCGTGGGCTGACTCGGCCACTGACGCGCCGGTCCACGACGGCCTTTCCCGATTCGGCGTCGAGGTCGTCCGCGAGATGAACCGCATGGGCATGCTCGTGGACCTGTCCCATGTCTCCGCTGACACCATGCGTACGGCCATCGACGCCTCCGCCTCGCCCGTGATCTTCTCGCACAGTTCGGCGCGCGCGGTGGCCGACAGCCCACGCAACGCGCCGGATGACGTCTTGGAGCGTCTGCGCGACAACAACGGGGTGATCATGTCCACCTTTGTCCCCGCGTTTGTGTCTGCTGGCGCGGCACAGTGGCGCAAAGACGCGACCGACGCCGCCCGCGAAGCCGGCGTCTCGCCCACAGATCTCGCACAGTTCAACCCCTTCTGCACGGAGTGGGCGAAAACCCACCCCGTGCCCACGGCGACCATCGATGACGTGGTCAACCATTTCGTCCACATTCGTGAGGTCGCGGGCATCGACCACCTCGGCGTCGGCGGCGACTACGACGGAGTGCCCGGCCTACCGACCGGCCTGGAAGATGTCAGCACCTACCCCAAGGTCTTCACGGCGCTCCATGACAAGGGGTGGTCCGAAGAGGACCTCGCCAAGGTGGCCGGCGGCAACATCCTGCGCGTACTTCGTGACGCCGAAGCGGTCGCCCGCGACCTGCAGGAGACCCGTGGCCCCAGCCTGGCGACGTACGAGGAACTCGACGGAGCCTGAAGGGCCTCGGCCGGACTGTCCCGAAAAAGTTCGAGCCCGATGTCGAAGACACATCGCGCCGTTCGACGTTTGTGCGAGTCGACCACCAACGAGCGGTGGTCCACCAACGAGAAGGAGCGAGCAATGCCACGATTCATGGGTCTAGTCCGGATGG
Protein-coding regions in this window:
- a CDS encoding CinA family protein, whose product is MNNPLPDRVVRALIVRGETVGMAESLTGGLVCAALTDISGASATVRGGIVAYATDVKADVLGVDAQVLRDGGAVQAQVAEQLAQGVRRVLACDWGLATTGVAGPTPQDGQPVGRVFIAVAGPQEMTVRALDLTGDRAEIREAAVEAVLNLLADKLGTESIR
- a CDS encoding helix-turn-helix domain-containing protein; this encodes MILLRHELGDVLREQRQVQGRTLRDVSASAKVSLGYLSEIERGEKEASSEMLAAISTALGLDLSETLDLVTRKVAHAEAIAAPVRLPVASATAAQVVPAA
- the rimO gene encoding 30S ribosomal protein S12 methylthiotransferase RimO, which translates into the protein MPNATQPRSVAVVTLGCARNEVDSEELAGRLSAEGWQLVEDAADADVAVVNTCGFVEQAKKDSIDALLEANDLKETGRTQAVVAVGCLAERYGEQLAEQLPEADAVLGFDSYSDMSGHLTSILQGGRPASHTPSDRRTLLPLSPVERQGSDVSVPGHAQTSAPADVSVESPLAGPRVIRARLDGRPWAPLKIASGCDRRCAFCAIPMFRGAFVSRRPTDVLAEARWLGERGVREVFLVSENSTSYGKDLGDLRLLDTMLPELVAVEGIERVRVSYLQPAEIRPDLLDAMTSIEGVVPYFDISFQHASGPLLRRMRRFGDRGSFVSLVEDIRRRSPEAGIRSNVIVGFPGETEHDLVELESFLIEARLDVVGVFGYSDEDGTEAEGHDGKIDPDEVQERVARIRTLADDLNEQRAQERIGQTVQVLVESTGDEDDARPVGRAGQQGPDVDGVTYLEADGYAVGDLVLATVTDTEGVDLVASPIEDP
- a CDS encoding DNA-formamidopyrimidine glycosylase family protein; the encoded protein is MPEGDAVLRTARRLDASLAGAPLAVADLRWGHVDGERLHCACTLAVVAVGKHLLHRLDNGLTLHTHLRMDGRWQTLPVSAVTPAQRRAPGLRALLATQTTAALGWHLGLVEIVRTRDEADVVGHLGPDLLGGDWNEALALSNLMSAPERPIAEALLDQRNLAGLGTIFTSEPLFMQQIHPWTRVGALPADRIRALVRRGQELLQVSMTYGHPCSTGHRREPMYVFGRKGRPCRRCGTTLRHITVGEPPRERVLTYCSRCQPEA
- a CDS encoding dipeptidase, producing MTDSLAAVRALLHDHPLIDGHNDLPWAARELVGYDFDRLDISGDTSDRTHTDIGRLQAGCVGGQFWSVYVPATLAQETAVTATLEQIDAVHQMVGRYPEAFGIARSADEVMDVFDSGRVASLMGMEGGHSIGCSLATLRMMYVLGVRYMTLTHNDNVPWADSATDAPVHDGLSRFGVEVVREMNRMGMLVDLSHVSADTMRTAIDASASPVIFSHSSARAVADSPRNAPDDVLERLRDNNGVIMSTFVPAFVSAGAAQWRKDATDAAREAGVSPTDLAQFNPFCTEWAKTHPVPTATIDDVVNHFVHIREVAGIDHLGVGGDYDGVPGLPTGLEDVSTYPKVFTALHDKGWSEEDLAKVAGGNILRVLRDAEAVARDLQETRGPSLATYEELDGA
- the pgsA gene encoding CDP-diacylglycerol--glycerol-3-phosphate 3-phosphatidyltransferase encodes the protein MVTEPAPPVSNWNIANVLTGVRILLVPLFAFLLLVDEGRNDGFRWLAAAVFVLASITDRLDGDLARSRGLVTDLGKVMDPIADKALVGSALIGLSMIDELWWWITIVIIAREVFITVLRFSVIRHGVMPASRGGKLKTTLQVVGLSILVMPWPDWIHLIGLIVMLAAVVVTVATAVDYVMRAMRMRREA